The following coding sequences lie in one Hippopotamus amphibius kiboko isolate mHipAmp2 chromosome 17, mHipAmp2.hap2, whole genome shotgun sequence genomic window:
- the NFE2L1 gene encoding endoplasmic reticulum membrane sensor NFE2L1 isoform X2, whose amino-acid sequence MLSLKKYLTEGLLQFTILLSLIGVRVDVDTYLTSQLPPLREIILGPSSAYTQTQFHNLRNTLDGYGIHPKSIDLDNYFTARRLLSQVRALDRFQVPTTEVNAWLVHRDPEGSVSGSQPSSGLALESSSGLQDVTGPDNGVRESETEQGFSEDLEDLGAVAPPVSGDLTKEDIDLGAGREIFDYSHRQKEQDVDKELQDGAEQEDTWPGEGAEALAQNLLVDGETGESFPAQVPGGEDQTALSLEECLRLLEATCPFGENAEFPADISSITEAVPSESEPPGLQNNLLSPLLTGTESPFDLEQQWQDLMSIMEMQAMEVNTSTSEILYNAPPGDPLSTNYSLAPNTPINQNVSLHQASLGGCSQDFSLFSPEVESLPVAGSSTLLPLVPSNSTSLNSTFGSTNLAGLFFPPQLNGSANDTAGPELPDPLGGLLDEAMLDEISLMDLAIEEGFNPVQASQLEEEFDSDSGLSLDSSHSPSSLSSSEGSSSSSSSSSSSSSSSSASSSASSSFSEEGAVGYSSDSETLDLEEAEGAVGYQPEYSKFCRMSYQDPSQLSCLPYLEHVGHNHTYNMAPSALDSADLPAPSALKKGSKEKQADFLDKQMSRDEHRARAMKIPFTNDKIINLPVEEFNELLSKYQLSEAQLSLIRDIRRRGKNKMAAQNCRKRKLDTILNLERDVEDLQRDKARLLREKVEFLRSLRQMKQKVQSLYQEVFGRLRDENGRPYSPSQYALQYAGDGSVLLVPRALADQQARRQERKPKDRRK is encoded by the exons AtgctttctttgaagaaatacttAACGGAAGGACTCCTCCAGTTCACCATTCTGCTCAGTTTGATTGGGGTGCGGGTGGACGTGGATACTTACCTGACCTCACAGCTACCCCCGCTCCGGGAGATCATCCTGGGGCCCAGTTCTGCCTATACTCAGACCCAGTTCCACAACCTGAGGAATACTTTGGATGGCTATGGTATCCACCCCAAGAGCATAGACCTGGACAATTACTTCACTGCCCGGCGGCTCCTCAGTCAGGTGAGGGCCCTGGACAGGTTCCAGGTGCCAACCACTGAGGTTAACGCCTGGCTGGTCCACCGGGATCCGGAGGGGTCTGTCTCTGGCAGCCAGCCCAGCTCAGGCCTCGCCCTCGAGAGTTCCAGTGGTCTCCAAGATGTGACAGGCCCAGACAACGGGGTGCGAGAAAGCGAAACGGAGCAGGGATTCAGTGAAGATTTGGAGGATTTGGGGGCTGTAGCCCCACCAGTCAGTGGAGACTTAACCAAAGAG GATATTGACCTGGGGGCTGGGCGTGAGATTTTTGACTACAGTCATCGCCAGAAGGAACAGGATGTGGATAAGGAACTGCAGGATGGAGCAGAGCAGGAGGACACCTGGCCAGGCGAGGGTGCAGAAGCTCTGGCACAAAACCTGCTAGTGGATGGAGAGACTGGGGAGAGCTTCCCTGCACAG GTGCCTGGTGGGGAGGACCAGACAGCCCTGTCCCTGGAAGAGTGCCTTAGGCTGCTGGAGGCCACCTGCCCCTTTGGGGAGAATGCTGAG TTTCCAGCAGACATTTCCAGCATAACAGAAGCAGTGCCTAGTGAGAGTGAGCCCCCAGGTCTTCAAAACAACCTTTTGTCTCCTCTCCTGACGGGGACAGAGTCGCCATTTGATTTGGAACAGCAGTGGCAAGATCTCATGTCCATCATGGAAATGCAG GCCATGGAAGTGAACACATCAACAAGTGAAATCCTGTACAATGCCCCTCCAGGGGACCCACTGAGCACCAACTACAGCCTTGCTCCCAACACTCCCATCAATCAGAATGTCAGCCTGCATCAGGCGTCCCTGGGGGGCTGCAGCCAGGACTTCTCACTCTTCAGCCCGGAGGTGGAGAGCCTGCCTGTGGCCGGCAGCTCCACGCTGCTCCCACTGGTCCCCAGCAATTCCACCAGCCTCAACTCCACCTTTGGTTCCACCAACCTGGCGGGGCTTTTCTTTCCGCCTCAGCTCAATGGCTCAGCCAATGACACAGCAGGCCCTGAGCTGCCTGACCCGCTGGGGGGTCTGTTAGATGAAGCCATGCTGGATGAGATCAGCCTGATGGACCTGGCCATTGAAGAAGGCTTTAACCCCGTGCAGGCCTCCCAGCTCGAAGAGGAATTTGACTCTGACTCAGGCCTCTCCTTGGACTCCAGCCATAGCCCTTCCTCCCTGAGCAGCTCTGAAGGtagttcttcctcctcctcctcttcctcctcctcttcctcttcttcctctgcttcttcctcagcctcttcctccttttctgagGAAGGTGCCGTTGGCTACAGCTCTGACTCTGAGACCTTGGATCTGGAAGAGGCCGAGGGCGCTGTGGGCTACCAGCCCGAGTATTCCAAGTTCTGCCGCATGAGCTACCAGGACCCGTCTCAGCTCTCCTGCCTGCCCTACTTGGAGCACGTGGGCCACAACCACACGTACAACATGGCACCCAGTGCCCTCGACTCCGCTGACCTGCCAGCACCCAGCGCCCTTAAGAAGGGCAGCAAGGAGAAGCAGGCCGACTTCCTGGACAAACAGATGAGCCGGGATGAACATCGAGCCCGAGCCATGAAGATCCCCTTCACCAATGACAAGATCATCAACCTGCCTGTGGAGGAGTTCAACGAGCTGCTCTCCAAGTACCAGCTGAGCGAGGCCCAGCTGAGCCTCATCCGTGACATCCGGCGCCGCGGCAAGAACAAGATGGCGGCGCAGAACTGCCGCAAGCGCAAGCTGGACACCATCCTGAACCTGGAGCGGGACGTGGAGGACCTGCAGCGCGATAAAGCCCGGCTGCTGCGGGAGAAGGTGGAGTTCCTCCGGTCCCTGCGGCAGATGAAACAGAAGGTCCAGAGCCTGTACCAGGAGGTGTTTGGGCGGCTGCGGGATGAGAACGGGCGGCCCTACTCGCCCAGTCAGTATGCGCTGCAATACGCCGGGGACGGCAGCGTCCTGCTGGTTCCCCGCGCCCTGGCTGACCAGCAGGCCCGGCGGCAGGAGAGGAAGCCGAAGGACCGGAGAAAGTGA
- the NFE2L1 gene encoding endoplasmic reticulum membrane sensor NFE2L1 isoform X6 — protein sequence MTRLDRSFHSGGGRAKGSRPLNSLVAGHRVAQPPSAPGSRASVQDIDLIDILWRQDIDLGAGREIFDYSHRQKEQDVDKELQDGAEQEDTWPGEGAEALAQNLLVDGETGESFPAQFPADISSITEAVPSESEPPGLQNNLLSPLLTGTESPFDLEQQWQDLMSIMEMQAMEVNTSTSEILYNAPPGDPLSTNYSLAPNTPINQNVSLHQASLGGCSQDFSLFSPEVESLPVAGSSTLLPLVPSNSTSLNSTFGSTNLAGLFFPPQLNGSANDTAGPELPDPLGGLLDEAMLDEISLMDLAIEEGFNPVQASQLEEEFDSDSGLSLDSSHSPSSLSSSEGSSSSSSSSSSSSSSSSASSSASSSFSEEGAVGYSSDSETLDLEEAEGAVGYQPEYSKFCRMSYQDPSQLSCLPYLEHVGHNHTYNMAPSALDSADLPAPSALKKGSKEKQADFLDKQMSRDEHRARAMKIPFTNDKIINLPVEEFNELLSKYQLSEAQLSLIRDIRRRGKNKMAAQNCRKRKLDTILNLERDVEDLQRDKARLLREKVEFLRSLRQMKQKVQSLYQEVFGRLRDENGRPYSPSQYALQYAGDGSVLLVPRALADQQARRQERKPKDRRK from the exons ATGACCCGCCTGGACCGCAGCTTTCACAGTGGTGGGGGCCGTGCTAAAGGGAGCCGGCCCCTTAACTCTTTGGTGGCTGGTCACCGGGTGGCCCAGCCCCCCTCTGCTCCTGGGTCCAGGGCTTCTGTTCAG GACATAGATCTGATTGACATCCTTTGGCGACAGGATATTGACCTGGGGGCTGGGCGTGAGATTTTTGACTACAGTCATCGCCAGAAGGAACAGGATGTGGATAAGGAACTGCAGGATGGAGCAGAGCAGGAGGACACCTGGCCAGGCGAGGGTGCAGAAGCTCTGGCACAAAACCTGCTAGTGGATGGAGAGACTGGGGAGAGCTTCCCTGCACAG TTTCCAGCAGACATTTCCAGCATAACAGAAGCAGTGCCTAGTGAGAGTGAGCCCCCAGGTCTTCAAAACAACCTTTTGTCTCCTCTCCTGACGGGGACAGAGTCGCCATTTGATTTGGAACAGCAGTGGCAAGATCTCATGTCCATCATGGAAATGCAG GCCATGGAAGTGAACACATCAACAAGTGAAATCCTGTACAATGCCCCTCCAGGGGACCCACTGAGCACCAACTACAGCCTTGCTCCCAACACTCCCATCAATCAGAATGTCAGCCTGCATCAGGCGTCCCTGGGGGGCTGCAGCCAGGACTTCTCACTCTTCAGCCCGGAGGTGGAGAGCCTGCCTGTGGCCGGCAGCTCCACGCTGCTCCCACTGGTCCCCAGCAATTCCACCAGCCTCAACTCCACCTTTGGTTCCACCAACCTGGCGGGGCTTTTCTTTCCGCCTCAGCTCAATGGCTCAGCCAATGACACAGCAGGCCCTGAGCTGCCTGACCCGCTGGGGGGTCTGTTAGATGAAGCCATGCTGGATGAGATCAGCCTGATGGACCTGGCCATTGAAGAAGGCTTTAACCCCGTGCAGGCCTCCCAGCTCGAAGAGGAATTTGACTCTGACTCAGGCCTCTCCTTGGACTCCAGCCATAGCCCTTCCTCCCTGAGCAGCTCTGAAGGtagttcttcctcctcctcctcttcctcctcctcttcctcttcttcctctgcttcttcctcagcctcttcctccttttctgagGAAGGTGCCGTTGGCTACAGCTCTGACTCTGAGACCTTGGATCTGGAAGAGGCCGAGGGCGCTGTGGGCTACCAGCCCGAGTATTCCAAGTTCTGCCGCATGAGCTACCAGGACCCGTCTCAGCTCTCCTGCCTGCCCTACTTGGAGCACGTGGGCCACAACCACACGTACAACATGGCACCCAGTGCCCTCGACTCCGCTGACCTGCCAGCACCCAGCGCCCTTAAGAAGGGCAGCAAGGAGAAGCAGGCCGACTTCCTGGACAAACAGATGAGCCGGGATGAACATCGAGCCCGAGCCATGAAGATCCCCTTCACCAATGACAAGATCATCAACCTGCCTGTGGAGGAGTTCAACGAGCTGCTCTCCAAGTACCAGCTGAGCGAGGCCCAGCTGAGCCTCATCCGTGACATCCGGCGCCGCGGCAAGAACAAGATGGCGGCGCAGAACTGCCGCAAGCGCAAGCTGGACACCATCCTGAACCTGGAGCGGGACGTGGAGGACCTGCAGCGCGATAAAGCCCGGCTGCTGCGGGAGAAGGTGGAGTTCCTCCGGTCCCTGCGGCAGATGAAACAGAAGGTCCAGAGCCTGTACCAGGAGGTGTTTGGGCGGCTGCGGGATGAGAACGGGCGGCCCTACTCGCCCAGTCAGTATGCGCTGCAATACGCCGGGGACGGCAGCGTCCTGCTGGTTCCCCGCGCCCTGGCTGACCAGCAGGCCCGGCGGCAGGAGAGGAAGCCGAAGGACCGGAGAAAGTGA
- the NFE2L1 gene encoding endoplasmic reticulum membrane sensor NFE2L1 isoform X3 codes for MLSLKKYLTEGLLQFTILLSLIGVRVDVDTYLTSQLPPLREIILGPSSAYTQTQFHNLRNTLDGYGIHPKSIDLDNYFTARRLLSQVRALDRFQVPTTEVNAWLVHRDPEGSVSGSQPSSGLALESSSGLQDVTGPDNGVRESETEQGFSEDLEDLGAVAPPVSGDLTKEDIDLIDILWRQDIDLGAGREIFDYSHRQKEQDVDKELQDGAEQEDTWPGEGAEALAQNLLVDGETGESFPAQFPADISSITEAVPSESEPPGLQNNLLSPLLTGTESPFDLEQQWQDLMSIMEMQAMEVNTSTSEILYNAPPGDPLSTNYSLAPNTPINQNVSLHQASLGGCSQDFSLFSPEVESLPVAGSSTLLPLVPSNSTSLNSTFGSTNLAGLFFPPQLNGSANDTAGPELPDPLGGLLDEAMLDEISLMDLAIEEGFNPVQASQLEEEFDSDSGLSLDSSHSPSSLSSSEGSSSSSSSSSSSSSSSSASSSASSSFSEEGAVGYSSDSETLDLEEAEGAVGYQPEYSKFCRMSYQDPSQLSCLPYLEHVGHNHTYNMAPSALDSADLPAPSALKKGSKEKQADFLDKQMSRDEHRARAMKIPFTNDKIINLPVEEFNELLSKYQLSEAQLSLIRDIRRRGKNKMAAQNCRKRKLDTILNLERDVEDLQRDKARLLREKVEFLRSLRQMKQKVQSLYQEVFGRLRDENGRPYSPSQYALQYAGDGSVLLVPRALADQQARRQERKPKDRRK; via the exons AtgctttctttgaagaaatacttAACGGAAGGACTCCTCCAGTTCACCATTCTGCTCAGTTTGATTGGGGTGCGGGTGGACGTGGATACTTACCTGACCTCACAGCTACCCCCGCTCCGGGAGATCATCCTGGGGCCCAGTTCTGCCTATACTCAGACCCAGTTCCACAACCTGAGGAATACTTTGGATGGCTATGGTATCCACCCCAAGAGCATAGACCTGGACAATTACTTCACTGCCCGGCGGCTCCTCAGTCAGGTGAGGGCCCTGGACAGGTTCCAGGTGCCAACCACTGAGGTTAACGCCTGGCTGGTCCACCGGGATCCGGAGGGGTCTGTCTCTGGCAGCCAGCCCAGCTCAGGCCTCGCCCTCGAGAGTTCCAGTGGTCTCCAAGATGTGACAGGCCCAGACAACGGGGTGCGAGAAAGCGAAACGGAGCAGGGATTCAGTGAAGATTTGGAGGATTTGGGGGCTGTAGCCCCACCAGTCAGTGGAGACTTAACCAAAGAG GACATAGATCTGATTGACATCCTTTGGCGACAGGATATTGACCTGGGGGCTGGGCGTGAGATTTTTGACTACAGTCATCGCCAGAAGGAACAGGATGTGGATAAGGAACTGCAGGATGGAGCAGAGCAGGAGGACACCTGGCCAGGCGAGGGTGCAGAAGCTCTGGCACAAAACCTGCTAGTGGATGGAGAGACTGGGGAGAGCTTCCCTGCACAG TTTCCAGCAGACATTTCCAGCATAACAGAAGCAGTGCCTAGTGAGAGTGAGCCCCCAGGTCTTCAAAACAACCTTTTGTCTCCTCTCCTGACGGGGACAGAGTCGCCATTTGATTTGGAACAGCAGTGGCAAGATCTCATGTCCATCATGGAAATGCAG GCCATGGAAGTGAACACATCAACAAGTGAAATCCTGTACAATGCCCCTCCAGGGGACCCACTGAGCACCAACTACAGCCTTGCTCCCAACACTCCCATCAATCAGAATGTCAGCCTGCATCAGGCGTCCCTGGGGGGCTGCAGCCAGGACTTCTCACTCTTCAGCCCGGAGGTGGAGAGCCTGCCTGTGGCCGGCAGCTCCACGCTGCTCCCACTGGTCCCCAGCAATTCCACCAGCCTCAACTCCACCTTTGGTTCCACCAACCTGGCGGGGCTTTTCTTTCCGCCTCAGCTCAATGGCTCAGCCAATGACACAGCAGGCCCTGAGCTGCCTGACCCGCTGGGGGGTCTGTTAGATGAAGCCATGCTGGATGAGATCAGCCTGATGGACCTGGCCATTGAAGAAGGCTTTAACCCCGTGCAGGCCTCCCAGCTCGAAGAGGAATTTGACTCTGACTCAGGCCTCTCCTTGGACTCCAGCCATAGCCCTTCCTCCCTGAGCAGCTCTGAAGGtagttcttcctcctcctcctcttcctcctcctcttcctcttcttcctctgcttcttcctcagcctcttcctccttttctgagGAAGGTGCCGTTGGCTACAGCTCTGACTCTGAGACCTTGGATCTGGAAGAGGCCGAGGGCGCTGTGGGCTACCAGCCCGAGTATTCCAAGTTCTGCCGCATGAGCTACCAGGACCCGTCTCAGCTCTCCTGCCTGCCCTACTTGGAGCACGTGGGCCACAACCACACGTACAACATGGCACCCAGTGCCCTCGACTCCGCTGACCTGCCAGCACCCAGCGCCCTTAAGAAGGGCAGCAAGGAGAAGCAGGCCGACTTCCTGGACAAACAGATGAGCCGGGATGAACATCGAGCCCGAGCCATGAAGATCCCCTTCACCAATGACAAGATCATCAACCTGCCTGTGGAGGAGTTCAACGAGCTGCTCTCCAAGTACCAGCTGAGCGAGGCCCAGCTGAGCCTCATCCGTGACATCCGGCGCCGCGGCAAGAACAAGATGGCGGCGCAGAACTGCCGCAAGCGCAAGCTGGACACCATCCTGAACCTGGAGCGGGACGTGGAGGACCTGCAGCGCGATAAAGCCCGGCTGCTGCGGGAGAAGGTGGAGTTCCTCCGGTCCCTGCGGCAGATGAAACAGAAGGTCCAGAGCCTGTACCAGGAGGTGTTTGGGCGGCTGCGGGATGAGAACGGGCGGCCCTACTCGCCCAGTCAGTATGCGCTGCAATACGCCGGGGACGGCAGCGTCCTGCTGGTTCCCCGCGCCCTGGCTGACCAGCAGGCCCGGCGGCAGGAGAGGAAGCCGAAGGACCGGAGAAAGTGA
- the NFE2L1 gene encoding endoplasmic reticulum membrane sensor NFE2L1 isoform X1 — protein sequence MLSLKKYLTEGLLQFTILLSLIGVRVDVDTYLTSQLPPLREIILGPSSAYTQTQFHNLRNTLDGYGIHPKSIDLDNYFTARRLLSQVRALDRFQVPTTEVNAWLVHRDPEGSVSGSQPSSGLALESSSGLQDVTGPDNGVRESETEQGFSEDLEDLGAVAPPVSGDLTKEDIDLIDILWRQDIDLGAGREIFDYSHRQKEQDVDKELQDGAEQEDTWPGEGAEALAQNLLVDGETGESFPAQVPGGEDQTALSLEECLRLLEATCPFGENAEFPADISSITEAVPSESEPPGLQNNLLSPLLTGTESPFDLEQQWQDLMSIMEMQAMEVNTSTSEILYNAPPGDPLSTNYSLAPNTPINQNVSLHQASLGGCSQDFSLFSPEVESLPVAGSSTLLPLVPSNSTSLNSTFGSTNLAGLFFPPQLNGSANDTAGPELPDPLGGLLDEAMLDEISLMDLAIEEGFNPVQASQLEEEFDSDSGLSLDSSHSPSSLSSSEGSSSSSSSSSSSSSSSSASSSASSSFSEEGAVGYSSDSETLDLEEAEGAVGYQPEYSKFCRMSYQDPSQLSCLPYLEHVGHNHTYNMAPSALDSADLPAPSALKKGSKEKQADFLDKQMSRDEHRARAMKIPFTNDKIINLPVEEFNELLSKYQLSEAQLSLIRDIRRRGKNKMAAQNCRKRKLDTILNLERDVEDLQRDKARLLREKVEFLRSLRQMKQKVQSLYQEVFGRLRDENGRPYSPSQYALQYAGDGSVLLVPRALADQQARRQERKPKDRRK from the exons AtgctttctttgaagaaatacttAACGGAAGGACTCCTCCAGTTCACCATTCTGCTCAGTTTGATTGGGGTGCGGGTGGACGTGGATACTTACCTGACCTCACAGCTACCCCCGCTCCGGGAGATCATCCTGGGGCCCAGTTCTGCCTATACTCAGACCCAGTTCCACAACCTGAGGAATACTTTGGATGGCTATGGTATCCACCCCAAGAGCATAGACCTGGACAATTACTTCACTGCCCGGCGGCTCCTCAGTCAGGTGAGGGCCCTGGACAGGTTCCAGGTGCCAACCACTGAGGTTAACGCCTGGCTGGTCCACCGGGATCCGGAGGGGTCTGTCTCTGGCAGCCAGCCCAGCTCAGGCCTCGCCCTCGAGAGTTCCAGTGGTCTCCAAGATGTGACAGGCCCAGACAACGGGGTGCGAGAAAGCGAAACGGAGCAGGGATTCAGTGAAGATTTGGAGGATTTGGGGGCTGTAGCCCCACCAGTCAGTGGAGACTTAACCAAAGAG GACATAGATCTGATTGACATCCTTTGGCGACAGGATATTGACCTGGGGGCTGGGCGTGAGATTTTTGACTACAGTCATCGCCAGAAGGAACAGGATGTGGATAAGGAACTGCAGGATGGAGCAGAGCAGGAGGACACCTGGCCAGGCGAGGGTGCAGAAGCTCTGGCACAAAACCTGCTAGTGGATGGAGAGACTGGGGAGAGCTTCCCTGCACAG GTGCCTGGTGGGGAGGACCAGACAGCCCTGTCCCTGGAAGAGTGCCTTAGGCTGCTGGAGGCCACCTGCCCCTTTGGGGAGAATGCTGAG TTTCCAGCAGACATTTCCAGCATAACAGAAGCAGTGCCTAGTGAGAGTGAGCCCCCAGGTCTTCAAAACAACCTTTTGTCTCCTCTCCTGACGGGGACAGAGTCGCCATTTGATTTGGAACAGCAGTGGCAAGATCTCATGTCCATCATGGAAATGCAG GCCATGGAAGTGAACACATCAACAAGTGAAATCCTGTACAATGCCCCTCCAGGGGACCCACTGAGCACCAACTACAGCCTTGCTCCCAACACTCCCATCAATCAGAATGTCAGCCTGCATCAGGCGTCCCTGGGGGGCTGCAGCCAGGACTTCTCACTCTTCAGCCCGGAGGTGGAGAGCCTGCCTGTGGCCGGCAGCTCCACGCTGCTCCCACTGGTCCCCAGCAATTCCACCAGCCTCAACTCCACCTTTGGTTCCACCAACCTGGCGGGGCTTTTCTTTCCGCCTCAGCTCAATGGCTCAGCCAATGACACAGCAGGCCCTGAGCTGCCTGACCCGCTGGGGGGTCTGTTAGATGAAGCCATGCTGGATGAGATCAGCCTGATGGACCTGGCCATTGAAGAAGGCTTTAACCCCGTGCAGGCCTCCCAGCTCGAAGAGGAATTTGACTCTGACTCAGGCCTCTCCTTGGACTCCAGCCATAGCCCTTCCTCCCTGAGCAGCTCTGAAGGtagttcttcctcctcctcctcttcctcctcctcttcctcttcttcctctgcttcttcctcagcctcttcctccttttctgagGAAGGTGCCGTTGGCTACAGCTCTGACTCTGAGACCTTGGATCTGGAAGAGGCCGAGGGCGCTGTGGGCTACCAGCCCGAGTATTCCAAGTTCTGCCGCATGAGCTACCAGGACCCGTCTCAGCTCTCCTGCCTGCCCTACTTGGAGCACGTGGGCCACAACCACACGTACAACATGGCACCCAGTGCCCTCGACTCCGCTGACCTGCCAGCACCCAGCGCCCTTAAGAAGGGCAGCAAGGAGAAGCAGGCCGACTTCCTGGACAAACAGATGAGCCGGGATGAACATCGAGCCCGAGCCATGAAGATCCCCTTCACCAATGACAAGATCATCAACCTGCCTGTGGAGGAGTTCAACGAGCTGCTCTCCAAGTACCAGCTGAGCGAGGCCCAGCTGAGCCTCATCCGTGACATCCGGCGCCGCGGCAAGAACAAGATGGCGGCGCAGAACTGCCGCAAGCGCAAGCTGGACACCATCCTGAACCTGGAGCGGGACGTGGAGGACCTGCAGCGCGATAAAGCCCGGCTGCTGCGGGAGAAGGTGGAGTTCCTCCGGTCCCTGCGGCAGATGAAACAGAAGGTCCAGAGCCTGTACCAGGAGGTGTTTGGGCGGCTGCGGGATGAGAACGGGCGGCCCTACTCGCCCAGTCAGTATGCGCTGCAATACGCCGGGGACGGCAGCGTCCTGCTGGTTCCCCGCGCCCTGGCTGACCAGCAGGCCCGGCGGCAGGAGAGGAAGCCGAAGGACCGGAGAAAGTGA
- the NFE2L1 gene encoding endoplasmic reticulum membrane sensor NFE2L1 isoform X5, with product MTRLDRSFHSGGGRAKGSRPLNSLVAGHRVAQPPSAPGSRASVQDIDLGAGREIFDYSHRQKEQDVDKELQDGAEQEDTWPGEGAEALAQNLLVDGETGESFPAQVPGGEDQTALSLEECLRLLEATCPFGENAEFPADISSITEAVPSESEPPGLQNNLLSPLLTGTESPFDLEQQWQDLMSIMEMQAMEVNTSTSEILYNAPPGDPLSTNYSLAPNTPINQNVSLHQASLGGCSQDFSLFSPEVESLPVAGSSTLLPLVPSNSTSLNSTFGSTNLAGLFFPPQLNGSANDTAGPELPDPLGGLLDEAMLDEISLMDLAIEEGFNPVQASQLEEEFDSDSGLSLDSSHSPSSLSSSEGSSSSSSSSSSSSSSSSASSSASSSFSEEGAVGYSSDSETLDLEEAEGAVGYQPEYSKFCRMSYQDPSQLSCLPYLEHVGHNHTYNMAPSALDSADLPAPSALKKGSKEKQADFLDKQMSRDEHRARAMKIPFTNDKIINLPVEEFNELLSKYQLSEAQLSLIRDIRRRGKNKMAAQNCRKRKLDTILNLERDVEDLQRDKARLLREKVEFLRSLRQMKQKVQSLYQEVFGRLRDENGRPYSPSQYALQYAGDGSVLLVPRALADQQARRQERKPKDRRK from the exons ATGACCCGCCTGGACCGCAGCTTTCACAGTGGTGGGGGCCGTGCTAAAGGGAGCCGGCCCCTTAACTCTTTGGTGGCTGGTCACCGGGTGGCCCAGCCCCCCTCTGCTCCTGGGTCCAGGGCTTCTGTTCAG GATATTGACCTGGGGGCTGGGCGTGAGATTTTTGACTACAGTCATCGCCAGAAGGAACAGGATGTGGATAAGGAACTGCAGGATGGAGCAGAGCAGGAGGACACCTGGCCAGGCGAGGGTGCAGAAGCTCTGGCACAAAACCTGCTAGTGGATGGAGAGACTGGGGAGAGCTTCCCTGCACAG GTGCCTGGTGGGGAGGACCAGACAGCCCTGTCCCTGGAAGAGTGCCTTAGGCTGCTGGAGGCCACCTGCCCCTTTGGGGAGAATGCTGAG TTTCCAGCAGACATTTCCAGCATAACAGAAGCAGTGCCTAGTGAGAGTGAGCCCCCAGGTCTTCAAAACAACCTTTTGTCTCCTCTCCTGACGGGGACAGAGTCGCCATTTGATTTGGAACAGCAGTGGCAAGATCTCATGTCCATCATGGAAATGCAG GCCATGGAAGTGAACACATCAACAAGTGAAATCCTGTACAATGCCCCTCCAGGGGACCCACTGAGCACCAACTACAGCCTTGCTCCCAACACTCCCATCAATCAGAATGTCAGCCTGCATCAGGCGTCCCTGGGGGGCTGCAGCCAGGACTTCTCACTCTTCAGCCCGGAGGTGGAGAGCCTGCCTGTGGCCGGCAGCTCCACGCTGCTCCCACTGGTCCCCAGCAATTCCACCAGCCTCAACTCCACCTTTGGTTCCACCAACCTGGCGGGGCTTTTCTTTCCGCCTCAGCTCAATGGCTCAGCCAATGACACAGCAGGCCCTGAGCTGCCTGACCCGCTGGGGGGTCTGTTAGATGAAGCCATGCTGGATGAGATCAGCCTGATGGACCTGGCCATTGAAGAAGGCTTTAACCCCGTGCAGGCCTCCCAGCTCGAAGAGGAATTTGACTCTGACTCAGGCCTCTCCTTGGACTCCAGCCATAGCCCTTCCTCCCTGAGCAGCTCTGAAGGtagttcttcctcctcctcctcttcctcctcctcttcctcttcttcctctgcttcttcctcagcctcttcctccttttctgagGAAGGTGCCGTTGGCTACAGCTCTGACTCTGAGACCTTGGATCTGGAAGAGGCCGAGGGCGCTGTGGGCTACCAGCCCGAGTATTCCAAGTTCTGCCGCATGAGCTACCAGGACCCGTCTCAGCTCTCCTGCCTGCCCTACTTGGAGCACGTGGGCCACAACCACACGTACAACATGGCACCCAGTGCCCTCGACTCCGCTGACCTGCCAGCACCCAGCGCCCTTAAGAAGGGCAGCAAGGAGAAGCAGGCCGACTTCCTGGACAAACAGATGAGCCGGGATGAACATCGAGCCCGAGCCATGAAGATCCCCTTCACCAATGACAAGATCATCAACCTGCCTGTGGAGGAGTTCAACGAGCTGCTCTCCAAGTACCAGCTGAGCGAGGCCCAGCTGAGCCTCATCCGTGACATCCGGCGCCGCGGCAAGAACAAGATGGCGGCGCAGAACTGCCGCAAGCGCAAGCTGGACACCATCCTGAACCTGGAGCGGGACGTGGAGGACCTGCAGCGCGATAAAGCCCGGCTGCTGCGGGAGAAGGTGGAGTTCCTCCGGTCCCTGCGGCAGATGAAACAGAAGGTCCAGAGCCTGTACCAGGAGGTGTTTGGGCGGCTGCGGGATGAGAACGGGCGGCCCTACTCGCCCAGTCAGTATGCGCTGCAATACGCCGGGGACGGCAGCGTCCTGCTGGTTCCCCGCGCCCTGGCTGACCAGCAGGCCCGGCGGCAGGAGAGGAAGCCGAAGGACCGGAGAAAGTGA